A region from the Canis lupus baileyi chromosome 27, mCanLup2.hap1, whole genome shotgun sequence genome encodes:
- the SMTN gene encoding smoothelin isoform X12 yields the protein MADEALAGLDEGALRKLLEVTADLAERRRIRSAIRELQRQELQREEEALASKRFRAERQDNKENWLHSQQQEAEQRAALARLAGRLESMNDVEELTALLRGAGEYEERKLIRAAIRRIRAQEIEAATLAGRLCSGRPNGGSREESKGRAAHRLEQCEVPEQEKQEQHTEVPEPTPTPQGTSRDVTTVTLLLRAPPGGTPSLPASPVSSPTTASPEPPLEPAEAQCPAAETVGSPEPPSSPPRATSPEPQEPPATPSTERQVVSKLLPGPTEPPAVQGPTKDPSNTKRADLAGSRPCQRSLSVLSPRQPAQNQEPPNPASGPSPFQRAGSVRDRVRKFTSDSPMAAGLQDGPPRLALGASTPTRLLGPSHINTTPASSNGSSSRAPSDTSSRFSKEPRGTARPLAQLQSCPREEGPRGRGLAARSLENRAGGPGARSEEPSAPLPVPAGTAEPGASMKTTFTIEIKDGRGQASTSRVLLPTGNQRAELTLGLRAPPTLLSTSSGGKSTITHISSPATLAQLGSVTHVTSFSHASPGSRRGCSIKMEPEPAGPPSAAVEVANGAQQTQVDKAPERRSPLSTEELMAIEDESILDKMLDQTTDFEERKLIRAALRELRQKKRDGGGSTMVQTKTFSSSSSKKMGSIFDREDEASPRPGSLAALEKRQAEKKKELMKAQSLPKTSASQARKAMIEKLEKEGAAGSPGGPRAAVQRSTSFGVPNANSIKQMLLDWCRAKTRGYEHVDIQNFSSSWSDGMAFCALVHNFFPEAFDYGQLSPQNRRQNFEVAFSSAETHADCPQLLDTEDMVRLREPDWKCVYTYIQEFYRCLVQKGLVKTKKS from the exons TTGGAGGTCACAGCGGATCTGGCAGAGAGGCGGCGCATCCGCTCAGCCATCCGGGAGTTGCAGCGGCAGGAGCTACAGCGTGAGGAGGAGGCCCTGGCATCCAAGCGCTTCCGTGCCGAGCGGCAGGACAACAAGGAGAACTGGCTGCA CTCTCAGcagcaggaggcagagcagcGAGCTGCTCTGGCGCGGCTGGCAGGGCGGCTGGAGTCCATGAATGATGTGGAAGAGTTGACTGCACTG CTGCGAGGTGCCGGTGAGTATGAAGAACGCAAGCTGATCCGAGCTGCAATCCGCCGCATAAGGGCCCAGGAGATTGAGG ctGCCACGTTGGCTGGGAGGTTGTGCAGCGGGCGTCCCAACGGTGGCTCAAGAGAGGAGAGCAAGGGGCGGGCAGCACACAGGCTGGAACAGTGTGAG GTGCCAGAGCAAGAGAAACAGGAGCAGCACACAGAGGTCCCAGAGCCAACCCCAACCCCTCAGGGCACCAGCCGGGATGTGACCACAGTGACACTCCTGCTGCGGGCCCCACCTGGGGGCACACCCAGCTTACCTGCCTCACCTGTCAGTTCACCCACCACTGCTTCTCCTGAGCCTCCACTAGAGCCTGCTGAGGCCCAGTGTCCTGCTGCTGAGACTGTGGGCAGCCCCGAGCCACCCTCCAGCCCACCCAGGGCCACCAGCCCTGAGCCCCAGGAACCGCCAGCCACCCCCAGCACTGAGAGGCAGGTGGTCAGCAAG CTCCTGCCTGGCCCCACAGAGCCCCCAGCTGTCCAAGGCCCCACCAAAGATCCCTCCAACACAAAGAGAGCAG ACCTGGCCGGATCCCGTCCCTGCCAACGCTCGCTGTCTGTGCTCAGCCCCCGCCAGCCAGCCCAGAACCAAG AGCCCCCCAACCCTGCCAGCGGACCTTCCCCATTCCAGCGGGCTGGCTCTGTGCGGGATCGTGTGCGCAAGTTCACATCTGATTCTCCTATGGCTGCTGGGCTCCAGGATGGCCCACCCCGGTTGGCCCTGGGTGCCTCAACCCCCACAAGactcctgggcccctcccacaTCAACACTACCCCTGCCTCTTCCAATGGCTCCTCCTCACGGGCCCCCAGTGACACCTCCTCCCGATTCAGCAAGGAGCCACGGGGAACAGCCAGGCCCCTGGCCCAGCTTCAGAGCTGCCCCCGGGAGGAGGGCCCCAGGGGGCGGGGCTTGGCTGCCAGGTCCCTTGAAAACAGAgcaggggggcctggggcccgCTCAGAGGAGCCCAGTGCCCCGCTTCCCGTGCCTGCCGGCACTGCTGAGCCAGGGGCCAGTATGAAGACCACATTCACCATCGAGATCAAGGATGGCCGTGGCCAGGCATCCACAAGCCGAGTGCTGCTGCCCACAGGCAACCAGAGGGCAG AACTGACGCTGGGGCTACGGGCGCCTCCCACCCTCCTGAGCACCAGCAGTGGGGGCAAGAGCACCATCACCCATATCAGCAGCCCTGCGACCCTGGCCCAGCTGGGTAGCGTCACTCATGTCACCAGCTTCAGCCATGCTTCCCCTGGTAGCCGGAGAGGCTGCAGCATTAAG ATGGAGCCAGAGCCAGCAGGGCCCCCCTCTGCGGCAGTGGAAGTGGCTAATGGCGCCCAGCAAACCCAAGTGGACAAAGCACCAGAGAGGCGGAGCCCCCTAAGCACTGAGGAGCTGATGGCCATTGAGGATGAAAGCATCCTGGACAAGATG CTGGATCAGACTACAGACTTTGAGGAACGGAAGCTAATCCGGGCTGCACTACGTGAGCTCCGACAAAAGAAGAGAG ATGGTGGCGGCAGCACCATGGTGCAAACCAAGACCTTTTCCTCGTCGTCATCCAAGAAAATGGGCAG TATCTTTGACCGCGAGGATGAGGCCAGCCCACGGCCCGGCAGCCTGGCGGCACTCGAGAAACGCCAGGCggagaagaagaaagagctgATGAAGGCGCAGAGCCTGCCCAAGACCTCAGCCTCACAGGCGCGCAAAGCCATGATTGAGAAGCTGGAGAAGGAAGGCGCGGCGGG CAGCCCTGGGGGGCCGCGCGCAGCGGTGCAGCGCTCCACCAGCTTCGGAGTCCCCAACGCTAACAGCATCAAGCAGATGTTGCTGGACTGGTGCCGAGCCAAGACACGCGGCTATGAG CACGTGGACATCCAGAACTTCTCCTCAAGTTGGAGTGATGGGATGGCCTTCTGTGCCCTGGTGCATAACTTCTTCCCTGAGGCCTTCGACTATGGGCAGCTCAGCCCACAGAACCGGCGTCAGAACTTCGAGGTGGCCTTCTCATCTGCTGA GACCCATGCGGACTGCCCGCAGCTCCTGGACACAGAGGACATGGTGCGGCTTCGAGAGCCTGACTGGAAGTGCGTGTACACGTACATCCAGGAATTCTACCGCTGTCTGGTCCAGAAGGGGCTGGTAAAAACCAAAAAGTCCTAA
- the SMTN gene encoding smoothelin isoform X8, with protein sequence MADEALAGLDEGALRKLLEVTADLAERRRIRSAIRELQRQELQREEEALASKRFRAERQDNKENWLHSQQQEAEQRAALARLAGRLESMNDVEELTALLRGAGEYEERKLIRAAIRRIRAQEIEAATLAGRLCSGRPNGGSREESKGRAAHRLEQCEVPEQEKQEQHTEVPEPTPTPQGTSRDVTTVTLLLRAPPGGTPSLPASPVSSPTTASPEPPLEPAEAQCPAAETVGSPEPPSSPPRATSPEPQEPPATPSTERQVVSKLLPGPTEPPAVQGPTKDPSNTKRADLAGSRPCQRSLSVLSPRQPAQNQEPPNPASGPSPFQRAGSVRDRVRKFTSDSPMAAGLQDGPPRLALGASTPTRLLGPSHINTTPASSNGSSSRAPSDTSSRFSKEPRGTARPLAQLQSCPREEGPRGRGLAARSLENRAGGPGARSEEPSAPLPVPAGTAEPGASMKTTFTIEIKDGRGQASTSRVLLPTGNQRAELTLGLRAPPTLLSTSSGGKSTITHISSPATLAQLGSVTHVTSFSHASPGSRRGCSIKAAEDAGTPVAHPPAFSTRRRSSAGPAHSSSLMEPEPAGPPSAAVEVANGAQQTQVDKAPERRSPLSTEELMAIEDESILDKMLDQTTDFEERKLIRAALRELRQKKRDGGGSTMVQTKTFSSSSSKKMGSIFDREDEASPRPGSLAALEKRQAEKKKELMKAQSLPKTSASQARKAMIEKLEKEGAAGSPGGPRAAVQRSTSFGVPNANSIKQMLLDWCRAKTRGYEHVDIQNFSSSWSDGMAFCALVHNFFPEAFDYGQLSPQNRRQNFEVAFSSAEMLVDCVPLVEVEDMMIMGKKPDPKCVFTYVQSLYNHLRRHELRLRGKNV encoded by the exons TTGGAGGTCACAGCGGATCTGGCAGAGAGGCGGCGCATCCGCTCAGCCATCCGGGAGTTGCAGCGGCAGGAGCTACAGCGTGAGGAGGAGGCCCTGGCATCCAAGCGCTTCCGTGCCGAGCGGCAGGACAACAAGGAGAACTGGCTGCA CTCTCAGcagcaggaggcagagcagcGAGCTGCTCTGGCGCGGCTGGCAGGGCGGCTGGAGTCCATGAATGATGTGGAAGAGTTGACTGCACTG CTGCGAGGTGCCGGTGAGTATGAAGAACGCAAGCTGATCCGAGCTGCAATCCGCCGCATAAGGGCCCAGGAGATTGAGG ctGCCACGTTGGCTGGGAGGTTGTGCAGCGGGCGTCCCAACGGTGGCTCAAGAGAGGAGAGCAAGGGGCGGGCAGCACACAGGCTGGAACAGTGTGAG GTGCCAGAGCAAGAGAAACAGGAGCAGCACACAGAGGTCCCAGAGCCAACCCCAACCCCTCAGGGCACCAGCCGGGATGTGACCACAGTGACACTCCTGCTGCGGGCCCCACCTGGGGGCACACCCAGCTTACCTGCCTCACCTGTCAGTTCACCCACCACTGCTTCTCCTGAGCCTCCACTAGAGCCTGCTGAGGCCCAGTGTCCTGCTGCTGAGACTGTGGGCAGCCCCGAGCCACCCTCCAGCCCACCCAGGGCCACCAGCCCTGAGCCCCAGGAACCGCCAGCCACCCCCAGCACTGAGAGGCAGGTGGTCAGCAAG CTCCTGCCTGGCCCCACAGAGCCCCCAGCTGTCCAAGGCCCCACCAAAGATCCCTCCAACACAAAGAGAGCAG ACCTGGCCGGATCCCGTCCCTGCCAACGCTCGCTGTCTGTGCTCAGCCCCCGCCAGCCAGCCCAGAACCAAG AGCCCCCCAACCCTGCCAGCGGACCTTCCCCATTCCAGCGGGCTGGCTCTGTGCGGGATCGTGTGCGCAAGTTCACATCTGATTCTCCTATGGCTGCTGGGCTCCAGGATGGCCCACCCCGGTTGGCCCTGGGTGCCTCAACCCCCACAAGactcctgggcccctcccacaTCAACACTACCCCTGCCTCTTCCAATGGCTCCTCCTCACGGGCCCCCAGTGACACCTCCTCCCGATTCAGCAAGGAGCCACGGGGAACAGCCAGGCCCCTGGCCCAGCTTCAGAGCTGCCCCCGGGAGGAGGGCCCCAGGGGGCGGGGCTTGGCTGCCAGGTCCCTTGAAAACAGAgcaggggggcctggggcccgCTCAGAGGAGCCCAGTGCCCCGCTTCCCGTGCCTGCCGGCACTGCTGAGCCAGGGGCCAGTATGAAGACCACATTCACCATCGAGATCAAGGATGGCCGTGGCCAGGCATCCACAAGCCGAGTGCTGCTGCCCACAGGCAACCAGAGGGCAG AACTGACGCTGGGGCTACGGGCGCCTCCCACCCTCCTGAGCACCAGCAGTGGGGGCAAGAGCACCATCACCCATATCAGCAGCCCTGCGACCCTGGCCCAGCTGGGTAGCGTCACTCATGTCACCAGCTTCAGCCATGCTTCCCCTGGTAGCCGGAGAGGCTGCAGCATTAAG GCGGCTGAGGATGCTGGGACCCCCGTGGCCCACCCGCCTGCCTTCAGCACCCGCCGCCGCTCCTCTGCCGGCCCTGCCCACAGCAGCAGTCTC ATGGAGCCAGAGCCAGCAGGGCCCCCCTCTGCGGCAGTGGAAGTGGCTAATGGCGCCCAGCAAACCCAAGTGGACAAAGCACCAGAGAGGCGGAGCCCCCTAAGCACTGAGGAGCTGATGGCCATTGAGGATGAAAGCATCCTGGACAAGATG CTGGATCAGACTACAGACTTTGAGGAACGGAAGCTAATCCGGGCTGCACTACGTGAGCTCCGACAAAAGAAGAGAG ATGGTGGCGGCAGCACCATGGTGCAAACCAAGACCTTTTCCTCGTCGTCATCCAAGAAAATGGGCAG TATCTTTGACCGCGAGGATGAGGCCAGCCCACGGCCCGGCAGCCTGGCGGCACTCGAGAAACGCCAGGCggagaagaagaaagagctgATGAAGGCGCAGAGCCTGCCCAAGACCTCAGCCTCACAGGCGCGCAAAGCCATGATTGAGAAGCTGGAGAAGGAAGGCGCGGCGGG CAGCCCTGGGGGGCCGCGCGCAGCGGTGCAGCGCTCCACCAGCTTCGGAGTCCCCAACGCTAACAGCATCAAGCAGATGTTGCTGGACTGGTGCCGAGCCAAGACACGCGGCTATGAG CACGTGGACATCCAGAACTTCTCCTCAAGTTGGAGTGATGGGATGGCCTTCTGTGCCCTGGTGCATAACTTCTTCCCTGAGGCCTTCGACTATGGGCAGCTCAGCCCACAGAACCGGCGTCAGAACTTCGAGGTGGCCTTCTCATCTGCTGA GATGCTGGTGGACTGCGTGCCCCTGGTGGAGGTGGAGGACATGATGATCATGGGCAAGAAGCCCGACCCCAAGTGCGTCTTCACCTATGTGCAGTCGCTCTACAACCACCTGCGGCGCCACGAGCTGCGCCTGCGCGGGAAGAATGTGTAG
- the SMTN gene encoding smoothelin isoform X11, producing the protein MADEALAGLDEGALRKLLEVTADLAERRRIRSAIRELQRQELQREEEALASKRFRAERQDNKENWLHSQQQEAEQRAALARLAGRLESMNDVEELTALLRGAGEYEERKLIRAAIRRIRAQEIEAATLAGRLCSGRPNGGSREESKGRAAHRLEQCEVPEQEKQEQHTEVPEPTPTPQGTSRDVTTVTLLLRAPPGGTPSLPASPVSSPTTASPEPPLEPAEAQCPAAETVGSPEPPSSPPRATSPEPQEPPATPSTERQVVSKLLPGPTEPPAVQGPTKDPSNTKRADLAGSRPCQRSLSVLSPRQPAQNQEPPNPASGPSPFQRAGSVRDRVRKFTSDSPMAAGLQDGPPRLALGASTPTRLLGPSHINTTPASSNGSSSRAPSDTSSRFSKEPRGTARPLAQLQSCPREEGPRGRGLAARSLENRAGGPGARSEEPSAPLPVPAGTAEPGASMKTTFTIEIKDGRGQASTSRVLLPTGNQRAELTLGLRAPPTLLSTSSGGKSTITHISSPATLAQLGSVTHVTSFSHASPGSRRGCSIKMEPEPAGPPSAAVEVANGAQQTQVDKAPERRSPLSTEELMAIEDESILDKMLDQTTDFEERKLIRAALRELRQKKRDGGGSTMVQTKTFSSSSSKKMGSIFDREDEASPRPGSLAALEKRQAEKKKELMKAQSLPKTSASQARKAMIEKLEKEGAAGSPGGPRAAVQRSTSFGVPNANSIKQMLLDWCRAKTRGYEHVDIQNFSSSWSDGMAFCALVHNFFPEAFDYGQLSPQNRRQNFEVAFSSAEMLVDCVPLVEVEDMMIMGKKPDPKCVFTYVQSLYNHLRRHELRLRGKNV; encoded by the exons TTGGAGGTCACAGCGGATCTGGCAGAGAGGCGGCGCATCCGCTCAGCCATCCGGGAGTTGCAGCGGCAGGAGCTACAGCGTGAGGAGGAGGCCCTGGCATCCAAGCGCTTCCGTGCCGAGCGGCAGGACAACAAGGAGAACTGGCTGCA CTCTCAGcagcaggaggcagagcagcGAGCTGCTCTGGCGCGGCTGGCAGGGCGGCTGGAGTCCATGAATGATGTGGAAGAGTTGACTGCACTG CTGCGAGGTGCCGGTGAGTATGAAGAACGCAAGCTGATCCGAGCTGCAATCCGCCGCATAAGGGCCCAGGAGATTGAGG ctGCCACGTTGGCTGGGAGGTTGTGCAGCGGGCGTCCCAACGGTGGCTCAAGAGAGGAGAGCAAGGGGCGGGCAGCACACAGGCTGGAACAGTGTGAG GTGCCAGAGCAAGAGAAACAGGAGCAGCACACAGAGGTCCCAGAGCCAACCCCAACCCCTCAGGGCACCAGCCGGGATGTGACCACAGTGACACTCCTGCTGCGGGCCCCACCTGGGGGCACACCCAGCTTACCTGCCTCACCTGTCAGTTCACCCACCACTGCTTCTCCTGAGCCTCCACTAGAGCCTGCTGAGGCCCAGTGTCCTGCTGCTGAGACTGTGGGCAGCCCCGAGCCACCCTCCAGCCCACCCAGGGCCACCAGCCCTGAGCCCCAGGAACCGCCAGCCACCCCCAGCACTGAGAGGCAGGTGGTCAGCAAG CTCCTGCCTGGCCCCACAGAGCCCCCAGCTGTCCAAGGCCCCACCAAAGATCCCTCCAACACAAAGAGAGCAG ACCTGGCCGGATCCCGTCCCTGCCAACGCTCGCTGTCTGTGCTCAGCCCCCGCCAGCCAGCCCAGAACCAAG AGCCCCCCAACCCTGCCAGCGGACCTTCCCCATTCCAGCGGGCTGGCTCTGTGCGGGATCGTGTGCGCAAGTTCACATCTGATTCTCCTATGGCTGCTGGGCTCCAGGATGGCCCACCCCGGTTGGCCCTGGGTGCCTCAACCCCCACAAGactcctgggcccctcccacaTCAACACTACCCCTGCCTCTTCCAATGGCTCCTCCTCACGGGCCCCCAGTGACACCTCCTCCCGATTCAGCAAGGAGCCACGGGGAACAGCCAGGCCCCTGGCCCAGCTTCAGAGCTGCCCCCGGGAGGAGGGCCCCAGGGGGCGGGGCTTGGCTGCCAGGTCCCTTGAAAACAGAgcaggggggcctggggcccgCTCAGAGGAGCCCAGTGCCCCGCTTCCCGTGCCTGCCGGCACTGCTGAGCCAGGGGCCAGTATGAAGACCACATTCACCATCGAGATCAAGGATGGCCGTGGCCAGGCATCCACAAGCCGAGTGCTGCTGCCCACAGGCAACCAGAGGGCAG AACTGACGCTGGGGCTACGGGCGCCTCCCACCCTCCTGAGCACCAGCAGTGGGGGCAAGAGCACCATCACCCATATCAGCAGCCCTGCGACCCTGGCCCAGCTGGGTAGCGTCACTCATGTCACCAGCTTCAGCCATGCTTCCCCTGGTAGCCGGAGAGGCTGCAGCATTAAG ATGGAGCCAGAGCCAGCAGGGCCCCCCTCTGCGGCAGTGGAAGTGGCTAATGGCGCCCAGCAAACCCAAGTGGACAAAGCACCAGAGAGGCGGAGCCCCCTAAGCACTGAGGAGCTGATGGCCATTGAGGATGAAAGCATCCTGGACAAGATG CTGGATCAGACTACAGACTTTGAGGAACGGAAGCTAATCCGGGCTGCACTACGTGAGCTCCGACAAAAGAAGAGAG ATGGTGGCGGCAGCACCATGGTGCAAACCAAGACCTTTTCCTCGTCGTCATCCAAGAAAATGGGCAG TATCTTTGACCGCGAGGATGAGGCCAGCCCACGGCCCGGCAGCCTGGCGGCACTCGAGAAACGCCAGGCggagaagaagaaagagctgATGAAGGCGCAGAGCCTGCCCAAGACCTCAGCCTCACAGGCGCGCAAAGCCATGATTGAGAAGCTGGAGAAGGAAGGCGCGGCGGG CAGCCCTGGGGGGCCGCGCGCAGCGGTGCAGCGCTCCACCAGCTTCGGAGTCCCCAACGCTAACAGCATCAAGCAGATGTTGCTGGACTGGTGCCGAGCCAAGACACGCGGCTATGAG CACGTGGACATCCAGAACTTCTCCTCAAGTTGGAGTGATGGGATGGCCTTCTGTGCCCTGGTGCATAACTTCTTCCCTGAGGCCTTCGACTATGGGCAGCTCAGCCCACAGAACCGGCGTCAGAACTTCGAGGTGGCCTTCTCATCTGCTGA GATGCTGGTGGACTGCGTGCCCCTGGTGGAGGTGGAGGACATGATGATCATGGGCAAGAAGCCCGACCCCAAGTGCGTCTTCACCTATGTGCAGTCGCTCTACAACCACCTGCGGCGCCACGAGCTGCGCCTGCGCGGGAAGAATGTGTAG
- the SMTN gene encoding smoothelin isoform X5, which translates to MADEALAGLDEGALRKLLEVTADLAERRRIRSAIRELQRQELQREEEALASKRFRAERQDNKENWLHSQQQEAEQRAALARLAGRLESMNDVEELTALLRGAGEYEERKLIRAAIRRIRAQEIEAATLAGRLCSGRPNGGSREESKGRAAHRLEQCEVPEQEKQEQHTEVPEPTPTPQGTSRDVTTVTLLLRAPPGGTPSLPASPVSSPTTASPEPPLEPAEAQCPAAETVGSPEPPSSPPRATSPEPQEPPATPSTERQVVSKLLPGPTEPPAVQGPTKDPSNTKRADLAGSRPCQRSLSVLSPRQPAQNQEPPNPASGPSPFQRAGSVRDRVRKFTSDSPMAAGLQDGPPRLALGASTPTRLLGPSHINTTPASSNGSSSRAPSDTSSRFSKEPRGTARPLAQLQSCPREEGPRGRGLAARSLENRAGGPGARSEEPSAPLPVPAGTAEPGASMKTTFTIEIKDGRGQASTSRVLLPTGNQRAELTLGLRAPPTLLSTSSGGKSTITHISSPATLAQLGSVTHVTSFSHASPGSRRGCSIKMEPEPAGPPSAAVEVANGAQQTQVDKAPERRSPLSTEELMAIEDESILDKMLDQTTDFEERKLIRAALRELRQKKRDQRDKERERRLQEARARPGEGRGNTATETTTQHSQRAADGSAVSTVTKTERLVHSNDGTRTARTTTVESSFVRRSENGGGSTMVQTKTFSSSSSKKMGSIFDREDEASPRPGSLAALEKRQAEKKKELMKAQSLPKTSASQARKAMIEKLEKEGAAGSPGGPRAAVQRSTSFGVPNANSIKQMLLDWCRAKTRGYEHVDIQNFSSSWSDGMAFCALVHNFFPEAFDYGQLSPQNRRQNFEVAFSSAEMLVDCVPLVEVEDMMIMGKKPDPKCVFTYVQSLYNHLRRHELRLRGKNV; encoded by the exons TTGGAGGTCACAGCGGATCTGGCAGAGAGGCGGCGCATCCGCTCAGCCATCCGGGAGTTGCAGCGGCAGGAGCTACAGCGTGAGGAGGAGGCCCTGGCATCCAAGCGCTTCCGTGCCGAGCGGCAGGACAACAAGGAGAACTGGCTGCA CTCTCAGcagcaggaggcagagcagcGAGCTGCTCTGGCGCGGCTGGCAGGGCGGCTGGAGTCCATGAATGATGTGGAAGAGTTGACTGCACTG CTGCGAGGTGCCGGTGAGTATGAAGAACGCAAGCTGATCCGAGCTGCAATCCGCCGCATAAGGGCCCAGGAGATTGAGG ctGCCACGTTGGCTGGGAGGTTGTGCAGCGGGCGTCCCAACGGTGGCTCAAGAGAGGAGAGCAAGGGGCGGGCAGCACACAGGCTGGAACAGTGTGAG GTGCCAGAGCAAGAGAAACAGGAGCAGCACACAGAGGTCCCAGAGCCAACCCCAACCCCTCAGGGCACCAGCCGGGATGTGACCACAGTGACACTCCTGCTGCGGGCCCCACCTGGGGGCACACCCAGCTTACCTGCCTCACCTGTCAGTTCACCCACCACTGCTTCTCCTGAGCCTCCACTAGAGCCTGCTGAGGCCCAGTGTCCTGCTGCTGAGACTGTGGGCAGCCCCGAGCCACCCTCCAGCCCACCCAGGGCCACCAGCCCTGAGCCCCAGGAACCGCCAGCCACCCCCAGCACTGAGAGGCAGGTGGTCAGCAAG CTCCTGCCTGGCCCCACAGAGCCCCCAGCTGTCCAAGGCCCCACCAAAGATCCCTCCAACACAAAGAGAGCAG ACCTGGCCGGATCCCGTCCCTGCCAACGCTCGCTGTCTGTGCTCAGCCCCCGCCAGCCAGCCCAGAACCAAG AGCCCCCCAACCCTGCCAGCGGACCTTCCCCATTCCAGCGGGCTGGCTCTGTGCGGGATCGTGTGCGCAAGTTCACATCTGATTCTCCTATGGCTGCTGGGCTCCAGGATGGCCCACCCCGGTTGGCCCTGGGTGCCTCAACCCCCACAAGactcctgggcccctcccacaTCAACACTACCCCTGCCTCTTCCAATGGCTCCTCCTCACGGGCCCCCAGTGACACCTCCTCCCGATTCAGCAAGGAGCCACGGGGAACAGCCAGGCCCCTGGCCCAGCTTCAGAGCTGCCCCCGGGAGGAGGGCCCCAGGGGGCGGGGCTTGGCTGCCAGGTCCCTTGAAAACAGAgcaggggggcctggggcccgCTCAGAGGAGCCCAGTGCCCCGCTTCCCGTGCCTGCCGGCACTGCTGAGCCAGGGGCCAGTATGAAGACCACATTCACCATCGAGATCAAGGATGGCCGTGGCCAGGCATCCACAAGCCGAGTGCTGCTGCCCACAGGCAACCAGAGGGCAG AACTGACGCTGGGGCTACGGGCGCCTCCCACCCTCCTGAGCACCAGCAGTGGGGGCAAGAGCACCATCACCCATATCAGCAGCCCTGCGACCCTGGCCCAGCTGGGTAGCGTCACTCATGTCACCAGCTTCAGCCATGCTTCCCCTGGTAGCCGGAGAGGCTGCAGCATTAAG ATGGAGCCAGAGCCAGCAGGGCCCCCCTCTGCGGCAGTGGAAGTGGCTAATGGCGCCCAGCAAACCCAAGTGGACAAAGCACCAGAGAGGCGGAGCCCCCTAAGCACTGAGGAGCTGATGGCCATTGAGGATGAAAGCATCCTGGACAAGATG CTGGATCAGACTACAGACTTTGAGGAACGGAAGCTAATCCGGGCTGCACTACGTGAGCTCCGACAAAAGAAGAGAG ACCAGCGGGACAAGGAACGGGAACGGCGGCTGCAAGAGGCACGGGCCCGGCCAGGGGAGGGCCGTGGCAACACAGCCACAGAGACCACCACGCAGCACAGCCAGCGGGCAGCCGACGGCTCAGCTGTCAGCACTGTCACCAAGACTGAGCGGCTCGTCCACTCTA ATGATGGCACGAGGACGGCCCGCACCACCACGGTGGAGTCAAGTTTTGTGAGGCGCTCGGAGA ATGGTGGCGGCAGCACCATGGTGCAAACCAAGACCTTTTCCTCGTCGTCATCCAAGAAAATGGGCAG TATCTTTGACCGCGAGGATGAGGCCAGCCCACGGCCCGGCAGCCTGGCGGCACTCGAGAAACGCCAGGCggagaagaagaaagagctgATGAAGGCGCAGAGCCTGCCCAAGACCTCAGCCTCACAGGCGCGCAAAGCCATGATTGAGAAGCTGGAGAAGGAAGGCGCGGCGGG CAGCCCTGGGGGGCCGCGCGCAGCGGTGCAGCGCTCCACCAGCTTCGGAGTCCCCAACGCTAACAGCATCAAGCAGATGTTGCTGGACTGGTGCCGAGCCAAGACACGCGGCTATGAG CACGTGGACATCCAGAACTTCTCCTCAAGTTGGAGTGATGGGATGGCCTTCTGTGCCCTGGTGCATAACTTCTTCCCTGAGGCCTTCGACTATGGGCAGCTCAGCCCACAGAACCGGCGTCAGAACTTCGAGGTGGCCTTCTCATCTGCTGA GATGCTGGTGGACTGCGTGCCCCTGGTGGAGGTGGAGGACATGATGATCATGGGCAAGAAGCCCGACCCCAAGTGCGTCTTCACCTATGTGCAGTCGCTCTACAACCACCTGCGGCGCCACGAGCTGCGCCTGCGCGGGAAGAATGTGTAG